In Streptomyces sp. NBC_01231, the sequence ATGGGTGCAGCGCGCGGAGAGGGCGTGCAGATGGCCGGCCTCGTCCCGGTAGACCGCGAGCCGGCCGCCGTCGGTGCGGACGACGGCGCCCTCGCCGGGCGGCAGGGACTCGACCGGCGGCGAGGGCCGCAGCCGGTCACCGACGAAGTGGCGGGCGACCTCCGCCTGCGTCTTGAGGAACGACGGCGCCTCGCGCACCGTCGAGCGCAGTCGCCGCGGGTCGTACAGCTCGCTCCACGCGGACCCCTCGCCGGTGATCAGCGAGGTGAGCAGCCGGCCCGCCATCATCCCGCCGCTCAGTCCCCAGCCGCCGAAGCCGGTGGCCAGGTAGGTGTGGTGCGCGCCCGGGTGCATCGGGCCGACCAGCGGGACGGTGTCCGTGGGGTCGTTGTCCTGGGTGGCCCAGGCGTGCGTGAGGGTGACGTCGGCGAAGTGCTCGGCCGCCCAGTCGGCCAGGTGCCGGAAGCGCGCGCGGGTGTTGCCGGTGCCGGGCGTGAAGTGCTCCCCGGTGACCACCAGGAGGCGCTCCCCGGCCCCGCCGGACGGTGCCGTACGGACCGAACGCGTGCCCTCGTCCGGCGTGATGTACATGCCCTCCGGGTCGCGGTCCGCGGCCATCGTCCCGGCGACGACCAGCTCACGACGCGGGGAGAGCCGGGTGAACAGCAGGGACCGGTCGAAGACCGGGTAGTGCGTGGCGACCACCACGTCCCGCGCGGTCACCGTCGCCCCCGTGTCGGTGGTCAGCCGGCACGGCCGGCCCTCCTCCAGCCCGACGACCGTGGTGTGCTCGTAGACGTGCGCACCCCGCGCCACCAGGTCCTCGGCGAGGGCCAGCAGATACCTGCGCGGATGGATCTGGGCCTGCCCGGTGACCTTCACGGCGCCCGCCACCGGGAACGGCAGCCCGGTCTCCGTCACGAACGACGCCGGCAGCCCGGCCTCGTGCGCCGCCTTCGCCTCGGCCTGCAGCTCCTGCACCCGGTCCGGGTCACGGGAGTACGTGAAGGCGCTCCGGCGCTCCCAGTCGCAGTCCACGCCGAGCTCGTCCGCGATCTCCGCGGCCCGCTCGATCGCCTCGGTCTGCGAGCGGGCGTACAGCCGGGCTCCCTCGGGGCCGCGGGTGCGCCGCAGCTTGTCGTAGATCAGGGTGTGCAGGGCGGTGAGCTTGGCGGTGGTGTGCCCGGTGACGCCGGCCGCGACCCGGTCGGCCTCCAGCACCGCCACCTGCCGGCCGGCCCGCGCGAGCTCCCACGCCGTGCTCAGTCCGGCGACCCCGGCGCCGATGACGGCCACGTCCACCGTGAGGTCGTCGGCCAGTGCGGGGCGCTGTGGACCAGGCGCGGTCTGGAGCCAGTACGAGCCGCTGACGTGCGGGTTCTCGGTCATGCGGGCCGAGTACCCCGTCCGGACCGGTTCACCGCCCGAGCAGTCGCCGACGGTCCGCCCCGACGTCGAGGCGGACCGTCGGACAGGGCTACCTTCGCCACGGTCCCCTCACCGCGAACGTCGTTCCGGGCGTGTAGCAGTTCACGTACATCGTCTCGCCGTCGGGGGAGAAGGTCACTCCGGCGAACTCGCCCCACTCCGGTTTCTCGGGGGTCCCGATGTTCTGGCGGCCCCGTGCCATTGGGTACACCTCGCCGCGCCGGGTGACGCCGAAGACGTGCTGGGCGCCGTTGCCGTCCTCGCAGACCATCAGGCCGCCGCTGGGGGCGAGACAGATGTTGTCCGGGGACTCGCCCGGCAGCTGGACGTCGGTGTCCGGTCCGAAGACGATCACCAGGGTCAGCCGTCGCGCCGACGGGTCGTAACGCCAGATCTGACCGAAGTGGTCGGCCGCCGAACCCTCCGCGCTGTGCGCGAACGACGACACGAAGTAGACGCTCTTCCCGCCCCAGTAGCAGCCCTCCAGCTTCTGCGCGTGCGTGATGCCCTTCGGGCCGAAGTCCTGGAGGCGGACCGGGGTTTCGGCGGCGAGCGGGTCCGGCACGTCGACCCACTCGATGCCCTCGAACATGGCGCCCGTCTCCTGGATCGAGGACAGGTCGGGTACGCCGGGCACCCGCATCGCCTGGAGCCGGCCGCCCGCGCGCAGCGAACCCGTGCCGCCCAGCGGCTTCTCGGGCAGGAAGCGGTAGAAGAGGCCGAAGGGCTTGAGGAAGGCGTCCTCGGTCTCGTAGACGACGCCCCGCTTCGGGTCGACGGCGATCGCCTCGTGCTGGAAGCGGCCCATCGCGGTCAGCGGGACCGCGCCCGAGCGGTGCGGGTCGACCGGGTCGACCTCGAAGATGAAGCCGTGGTCCTTGGTGTAGCCGTTGGTGCCGGCCTTGTCCTCGGTCTCCTCGCAGGTCAGCCAGGTGCCCCAAGGGGTGGGCCCGCCGGCGCAGTTGACGGCCGTACCGCCGATCGCGACCCGCTCCGACAGCACGTCGCCCCGGGAGTCCAGCGTGAGGGCCGTACAGCCGCCCTTGCCCGACGGGTCGTAGGTGAGGCCCTTGACCGTCGGGACGGGGAGGGTGGCCGTGTTGCGGTTCTCGTGGTTGCGGACCAGGTGGACGCGACCGTGTCTGCCGGGGAAGGCCGACATGCCGTCGTGGTTCGAGGGGACCTTGCCCTCGCCGGAGCGGAGCGGGTCGCCCTCGCGGGAGAGGACCTTGTAGCGGAAACCCTTCGGCAGATCCAGCAGGCCCTTCGGGTCGGGGACCAGGGGACCGTAGCCGGTGTGGCCGAGGGACTGTGCGGCGGCGGTGCCCGCGAAGAGTTCGGGGAGGGCTCCCGTGAAGGCGATGCCCAATCCCAGGGCGCCGGACCGGGCAAGGACGTGACGTCGTGTTGCGGACATGGCGGTGCGACCTTCCTGCTGGCGGACAGGAACTGTGACGCCGCTGTGTCTATCACCTGGGTCGGGCTCGCGGAACCACGCGCGTAGCGTGTCAACGGTCCGCCGGGTGTTCCTGCGCCCTTTCCAGGAAGCGCAACAGCTCCACCGGGAAGGGCAGGACCAGCGTGGAGTTCTTCTCGGCGGCGACCGCCACGATCGTCTGCAGCAGCCGCAACTGGAGGGCCGAGGGGGTGTCCTCCATCTGCTGGGCGGCCTCGGCGAGCTTCCTGGATGCCTGGAGTTCGGCGTCCGCGTTGATGATCCGGGCCCGCCGCTCGCGGTCCGCCTCGGCCTGCCGGGCCATGGAACGCTTCATCGTGTCCGGCAGCGAGACGTCCTTGATCTCCACACGGTCGATCTGGACGCCCCAGCCGACGGCCGGACTGTCGATCATCAGCTCCAGGCCCTGGTTGAGCTTCTCGCGGTCGGACAGCAGGTCGTCCAGATCGCTCTTGCCGATGATCGAACGCAGCGAGGTCTGCGCCATCTGCGAGACCGCGAACCGGTAGTCCTCGACCTGGACGAGGGCGTTGGCCGCGTCGACCACCTTGAAGTACACGACGGCGTCCACCCGCACGGTCACGTTGTCGCGGGTGATGCCCTCCTGGCCCGGCACCGGCATCGTGACGATCTGCATGTTCACCTTGTACAGCCGCTCGACGAACGGCACCACCGTCGTGAATCCCGGCGACCGTACGTCACCGGCGAGCCGTCCGAGGCGGAAGACCACGCCGCGCTCGTACTGCTTGACGACCCGCGCCGCCGCGGAGATGTACACGATCCCGGCGGCACCGGCGGCCACGGCCGCCGTCACAAGCTCCTGGAGCATCCCGACCTCCTCGGGAAGAGGTCTGCTGTGTCTGCTCCTGCAACGATATGCCCGGTGCCTGGTCCGGGGCCATGACAGGCCCCGGACCAGGCACCGGTGCGACTACGGAGCGGTGGTCTTCACCGACTCCTCCATCGACTCCTCGACGGACTTCGTGAGGGACTACGCCGTGGTGACTTTCACCGGCTCGGGCTCCGGCTCGGTGACCCGGACCGGTTCCGTACCGACCGCGCTGTGCCGTTCGGCCCAGTTCTCCAGTGCCGTACGGCAGGCGTGGTCCAGGTGGTGCAGCCCGGACAGGTCGAGCTCGACCGGGCGGTCCTGGGGCAGCGCCTCCAGGCTGTCGAGGATCTTCGGCAGCCTCAGGAAGGTCGCGTTGCCCGACAGATGCGCCTGGACGGGGCCGGCGCCCTTGTCGACGACCTCCATCTTGAGGTGCGAGGCCTCCCAGGCGGTCTTGACGACGGACAGCGCCAGACCGATCAGTACGCCCTCGAACATGTTCACCGCGACGATGGACACGGCCGTGACCATCAGGATCAGTGCCTCGCCACGGTGGCCCCGCCACAGCGAGACGATCTCGCGGAAGGGGATCAGCTTCCAGCCCGCGTGGACCAGGATGCCGGCGAGCGCGGGCAGCGGGATCAGTGCCAGGGTCGACGGCAGCAGCACCGCGAACAGCACCAGCCACACACCGTGCATCACCCGGGACGCCTTGGTCTTGGCGCCCGCCTGGACGTTGGCGGAGCTGCGCACGATGACCGCGGTCATCGGCAGCGCGCCGAGCGCGCCGCACACCGCGTTGCCCGCGCCCTGGGCCATGAGCTCCTTGTCGTACTGGGTGCGCGGACCGTCGTGCAGGCGGTCCACCGCGGCCGCGCTGAACAGACTCTCGGCGGAGGCGATCAGGGTGAAGGCGATGATCGTGCCGAAGATGGCCGGGTTGGCCAGCTCGCCGAAGGCGTCCATGCCGGGCGGTTGGATGGAGTCCAGCAGGCCGTTCACCTCGACGGTGGCGATCGGCAGACCGAACACCTGCGTGACCGCCGTGGCCAGGACGACCGAGGCGAGCGCGCCGGGGACCGTCCGTACCTGCTTCGGGAGCCGCTTCCACAGCACCATCACCGCGATCGCGCCGGCACCGACCGCGAGCGAGGCGAGCGCCTCGGTGCTGCCGAGCGCGTCGGCCGCGGCCCCGGGCAGCCCCAGGATCTTGTCGAGGCCGGAGGTGGGGGCCTTCAGGCCCGCCGCCGAGTACAGCTGGCCGGCGATGAGCACGAGGCCGATGCCGGCCAGCATGCCCTCGACGACCGAGACGGATATCGCCCGGAACCAGCGCCCCAGCTTCAGGGCGCCCATGATGAGCTGGAGCAGGCCGGCGGCCAGCACGATCACACCGAGCGCGGGCAGTCCGAACTCGTTCACCGCCTCGAAGACGAGGACGGTCAGACCCGCCGCGGGCCCCGAGACCTGGAGGCTGCTGCCCCGCATCAGGCCGGTGACGAGGCCGCCGACGATGCCGGTGACGAGCCCGAGCTCGGCCGGCACCCCGGAGGCGACGGCCACGCCGACGCACAGCGGCAGCGCGACCAGGAAGACGACGAGGGAGGCGGCGAAGTCCTGCCTCA encodes:
- a CDS encoding FAD-dependent oxidoreductase translates to MTENPHVSGSYWLQTAPGPQRPALADDLTVDVAVIGAGVAGLSTAWELARAGRQVAVLEADRVAAGVTGHTTAKLTALHTLIYDKLRRTRGPEGARLYARSQTEAIERAAEIADELGVDCDWERRSAFTYSRDPDRVQELQAEAKAAHEAGLPASFVTETGLPFPVAGAVKVTGQAQIHPRRYLLALAEDLVARGAHVYEHTTVVGLEEGRPCRLTTDTGATVTARDVVVATHYPVFDRSLLFTRLSPRRELVVAGTMAADRDPEGMYITPDEGTRSVRTAPSGGAGERLLVVTGEHFTPGTGNTRARFRHLADWAAEHFADVTLTHAWATQDNDPTDTVPLVGPMHPGAHHTYLATGFGGWGLSGGMMAGRLLTSLITGEGSAWSELYDPRRLRSTVREAPSFLKTQAEVARHFVGDRLRPSPPVESLPPGEGAVVRTDGGRLAVYRDEAGHLHALSARCTHLGCLVAFNTAERAWECPCHGSRFDTDGKVVQGPAVRPLEQREI
- a CDS encoding PhoX family protein produces the protein MSATRRHVLARSGALGLGIAFTGALPELFAGTAAAQSLGHTGYGPLVPDPKGLLDLPKGFRYKVLSREGDPLRSGEGKVPSNHDGMSAFPGRHGRVHLVRNHENRNTATLPVPTVKGLTYDPSGKGGCTALTLDSRGDVLSERVAIGGTAVNCAGGPTPWGTWLTCEETEDKAGTNGYTKDHGFIFEVDPVDPHRSGAVPLTAMGRFQHEAIAVDPKRGVVYETEDAFLKPFGLFYRFLPEKPLGGTGSLRAGGRLQAMRVPGVPDLSSIQETGAMFEGIEWVDVPDPLAAETPVRLQDFGPKGITHAQKLEGCYWGGKSVYFVSSFAHSAEGSAADHFGQIWRYDPSARRLTLVIVFGPDTDVQLPGESPDNICLAPSGGLMVCEDGNGAQHVFGVTRRGEVYPMARGRQNIGTPEKPEWGEFAGVTFSPDGETMYVNCYTPGTTFAVRGPWRR
- a CDS encoding slipin family protein, producing MLQELVTAAVAAGAAGIVYISAAARVVKQYERGVVFRLGRLAGDVRSPGFTTVVPFVERLYKVNMQIVTMPVPGQEGITRDNVTVRVDAVVYFKVVDAANALVQVEDYRFAVSQMAQTSLRSIIGKSDLDDLLSDREKLNQGLELMIDSPAVGWGVQIDRVEIKDVSLPDTMKRSMARQAEADRERRARIINADAELQASRKLAEAAQQMEDTPSALQLRLLQTIVAVAAEKNSTLVLPFPVELLRFLERAQEHPADR
- a CDS encoding SulP family inorganic anion transporter, producing the protein MENRSKFPYLRQDFAASLVVFLVALPLCVGVAVASGVPAELGLVTGIVGGLVTGLMRGSSLQVSGPAAGLTVLVFEAVNEFGLPALGVIVLAAGLLQLIMGALKLGRWFRAISVSVVEGMLAGIGLVLIAGQLYSAAGLKAPTSGLDKILGLPGAAADALGSTEALASLAVGAGAIAVMVLWKRLPKQVRTVPGALASVVLATAVTQVFGLPIATVEVNGLLDSIQPPGMDAFGELANPAIFGTIIAFTLIASAESLFSAAAVDRLHDGPRTQYDKELMAQGAGNAVCGALGALPMTAVIVRSSANVQAGAKTKASRVMHGVWLVLFAVLLPSTLALIPLPALAGILVHAGWKLIPFREIVSLWRGHRGEALILMVTAVSIVAVNMFEGVLIGLALSVVKTAWEASHLKMEVVDKGAGPVQAHLSGNATFLRLPKILDSLEALPQDRPVELDLSGLHHLDHACRTALENWAERHSAVGTEPVRVTEPEPEPVKVTTA